In the Sphingopyxis sp. DBS4 genome, TTGGCGATTTGCTCGATCGAAAGCCCGTTCTGCCGATGCAGGAACAAGACGCGATCGGTCAAATGTGGCAATTCATCAACACAATCCCAAAATTCATCTTCGGGAAATGTCATGCGCGGTGACGCCATGCACGTATCTATTGATTGTTGCAGATAACAATCTGCGGCTGAATCATCGACCTCAACGAGTATCGCAAGAGCTTTTTCCATGAACTCTAGGGCAACCGCTTTCTGTTGCTCTCGATAGATATTGGAAGAATCAACCATAGCCTAGTCCTCCTTTCGGTCGCTGTAG is a window encoding:
- a CDS encoding sigma factor-like helix-turn-helix DNA-binding protein; the protein is MVDSSNIYREQQKAVALEFMEKALAILVEVDDSAADCYLQQSIDTCMASPRMTFPEDEFWDCVDELPHLTDRVLFLHRQNGLSIEQIAKRLGIEQKEAAERLSVGLALVRGSFSLMEH